The following are encoded together in the Humulus lupulus chromosome 5, drHumLupu1.1, whole genome shotgun sequence genome:
- the LOC133778157 gene encoding uncharacterized protein LOC133778157 isoform X1 encodes MFGKQLTDETGWISSPDGGRDTPMDYDDNDFHSQNFHLAGEGSTKFPPVLRPYPLPKFDFDDSLQNHLRFDSLVETEVFLGIESNQDNHWIEDFSRGSSGIEFNSSAAESCSISRHNNVWSEATSSESVEMLLKSVGQEEIIAAPTIIEELDACDELGCLTKQMEHSLKHDDNNILSKTEDGTNLNTTLPPDEIAGNSSSSKRDVGGDLPLIEDTSQTQSGETAKGGSSHDYHKKADNGKGGLLVTDGDILVIEKFDDVSKSGVDTLADEQPDVQIQGDSFASRLQVDNLVTPVQSVVSSSSGFSGNDVELQINAVSNDNAGSQVSSREEISVVSASKVEAVPEINVTEVSKSNLEESSSEVEKGDSELPIVSESNKGECSDKPVEASNNEDVVLCKSTVGGDQREVNMIDVLSEPFKSDTQFQRQVAEVSNVSSEIPSTLEPTRDFVENSCKEDVLKSRQQLDGEILVHSSELYLSPIEDTKISEHKGLAICNSQMGGISNVSGTCSLAELSSETNVTGVLKGVHDALETSRENLSSASHIPLAIIMESTQISEKNHAYGGADAYISNQDVFVGEKENTKLHNDCINVDSETLSKEVASSSIGDDKCATAAGSEPVSDSSALPNPNVATHETSDSVSLPSENVMKIDDHKDIQISAVPVVELTLIEGKEEARTKAFAESSAAASSVSCQVVAAPDSAFTGEEGASCVTPGGLLCKTPDLYLPTKSKPEVETNSKDPAAVEVSKECTKEMDIPLHESTVREGHVMEAVIVPESQKQFIIKKHVLQDATSASELAMNKDKMLAPGGPLPLVESRNDTHQKVRDGNEAATLTSGDKSSAQLNTKNNGGSSADHSVPTPGSTQLSQNKHGVEKGGKRKASASNVIDGNAGNIASSTIVRKGLDSLKEGKTGNVSLSADLCKGDAGKNLQSLPASPAPRASPQVSDGEHVRGRSKGSSERKPRRSSVKAAGKDSAKKGVPVKETTPVRQSEKGDKLSNVSLSSPGIFHIMQSNEMQHYGHAEGNNNKSYLVLATSTSGLPDLNSSASPSTVFQQPFTDFQQVQLRAQIFVYGALIQGTPPEEGHMLSAFGGPDGGRSMWGNLWQACIERLQNQKTNLVNQETPLHSRHTTSAAARNIDQSSKQSALQSKGISTPVSRSSTKGSQAIVSPMIPLSSPLWSVSTPVGDAMQSSVMPRVSVMDYQQTLTPLHPFQTPPMRNLLGPNTSWMPQTSFRGPWVAPPQPSLPEASTRLTTYPGTEAIQLTSVKEAAVPHSSGTKHVLSSPMVQTGAPASVFTAAVSPMLDLKKVTPSSGQHSVDPRPRKRKKNPVSEEIGQLVLQSQPQREPVLAPVLSGNVSTSVAITTPAATLEKLVMSVSPTSSASLKKADNVMQRAFLSADTLSKIKEASKHAEDAASLAAAAVGHSQEIWSQLEKQKNSGLVSDVEAKLASAAVAVAAAAAVAKAAAAAANVASNAALQAKLMADEAFISNSFENLNQGTRNSFSDGVNVLGKATPASILRGEDGAYSSSSIITVARETARRKVEAASAASKRAENMDAIVRAAELAAEAVSQAGKIVAMGDPLPLSELIEAGPEGYWRAPQVSSGLVAKSDDLDREQSKLGAGEGAHTSAKHLKDGRSGKRDSEKSTIPRGMSKESIEEHLRLADGISGSAAVSEKEMKGQKGRKVSDLTKNIVVVLESDSLSKLSSIEVEKAEDVPGENGIKEGSKVEVYKDGDGFKAGWYAASVLSLNDGKACVSYTEIERDEGTTELKEWVALEGEGSDPPKIRIARPVTAMRYEGTRKRRRAAMGDYNWSVGDKVDAWMTNSWWEGVVTERNKKDETSVTVHFPAHGETSAVKAWHLRPSLIWKDGEWVECSNLQTDPSSLEGDLPQEKRLKIGSPAMEAKGKDKMSKSTDILDSGKPQSQLLDLSANDKVFKMGKNARNETKPDTTRVARTGLQKEGSRVIFGVPKPGKKRKFMEVSKHYVADRSNKNSEANDSIKYLKYTAPQGSGSRAVKNDSKEKRVAESKLKGLKSGKQQSVSGRTIPQRNFSTNSVSISGEGDGTTGELTARDKDSLSNVDNTSRKQNVMETGSFSTSDGAAEGTFVFSSGAQTLDGPSKKNSVSTTRVERANKGKLAPASGKLGKIDEDKAFNGNSFKSTSNAVEPRRSNRRIQPTSRLLEGLQSSLVIPKFPSLSHDKGPRAQNRNTPRGNNHG; translated from the exons ATGTTTGGGAAGCAGTTGACAGACGAAACGGGCTGGATTTCGTCACCGGATGGAGGGAG GGATACACCCATGGATTATGATGACAATGATTTTCACAGCCAAAATTTTCATCTAGCTGGAGAAGGGAGCACAAAATTTCCTCCTGTTTTGCGACCGTATCCTCTTCCCAAGTTTGATTTTGATGACAGCCTTCAGAACCATTTGAGGTTTGATAGTTTGGTTGAAACTGAGGTTTTTCTTGGCATTGAAAGTAATCAAGATAACCATTGGATTGAGGATTTCTCTCGTGGAAGTAGTGGGATAGAGTTCAACTCAAGTGCTGCAGAATCTTGTTCTATTTCTAGACATAACAATGTCTGGTCAGAGGCCACTTCTTCTGAATCTGTTGAAATGCTATTAAAATCTGTTGGGCAGGAAGAAATTATTGCTGCACCAACCATCATTGAGGAATTAGATGCCTGTGATGAATTGGGTTGCTTAACAAAGCAAATGGAGCATAGTTTGAAACATGATGACAATAACATTCTTTCGAAGACTGAGGATGGTACAAACTTAAATACTACCTTACCTCCAGATGAGATTGCTGGAAACTCTTCTAGCTCAAAGAGGGATGTAGGTGGGGACCTGCCTCTTATTGAGGATACTTCACAGACTCAAAGTGGTGAAACTGCAAAAGGTGGCAGTTCACATGATTATCATAAGAAAGCTGATAATGGAAAGGGTGGTTTACTTGTAACGGATGGGGATATCTTGGTGATTGAAAAATTTGATGATGTGAGCAAAAGTGGAGTTGATACCTTGGCTGATGAACAGCCGGATGTCCAAATACAAGGGGACTCTTTTGCTTCGAGGTTGCAAGTTGATAATTTAGTGACCCCTGTGCAAAGTGTTGTCTCAAGCAGTTCTGGATTTAGTGGTAATGATGTTGAACTTCAGATAAATGCTGTAAGTAATGATAATGCGGGAAGTCAGGTTTCGAGCAGAGAGGAAATTTCTGTGGTTTCAGCTTCTAAGGTGGAAGCTGTTCCAGAGATAAATGTAACTGAGGTGAGCAAAAGTAATTTGGAGGAATCTTCAAGTGAAGTAGAGAAAGGAGATTCTGAGCTGCCTATAGTGTCTGAAAGCAATAAAGGTGAATGTTCTGATAAACCTGTTGAGGCTAGTAATAATGAAGATGTGGTGCTGTGTAAAAGCACAGTTGGTGGTGATCAGCGAGAAGTTAATATGATTGATGTATTGTCAGAACCCTTCAAAAGTGATACTCAGTTTCAGAGACAAGTAGCTGAGGTCAGCAATGTAAGTTCTGAAATTCCTTCCACTCTGGAACCAACGAGGGATTTTGTAGAAAACAGTTGCAAGGAGGATGTGTTAAAAAGTAGGCAGCAGTTAGATGGTGAAATATTAGTTCACAGTTCTGAGTTATATTTGTCCCCTATTGAGGACACGAAGATTTCAGAGCATAAAGGTCTTGCAATTTGCAATAGTCAAATGGGAGGTATTTCCAATGTGAGTGGTACTTGTTCTTTAGCTGAATTATCTAGTGAAACAAATGTCACTGGAGTTTTGAAGGGTGTTCATGATGCCCTTGAAACTTCCAGAGAGAATTTAAGTTCTGCGAGCCATATTCCACTTGCCATTATAATGGAATCCACACAAATATCTGAGAAGAACCATGCATATGGAGGGGCTGATGCTTATATATCTAATCAAGATGTTTTCGTTGGTGAAAAAGAGAATACAAAGTTGCATAATGATTGCATTAATGTAGATAGTGAAACTTTAAGTAAAGAAGTTGCATCCTCATCCATTGGTGATGATAAGTGTGCTACTGCAGCTGGCAGTGAACCGG TGTCAGATAGTAGTGCCTTGCCAAATCCTAATGTGGCTACTCATGAGACAAGTGATAGTGTTTCTTTGCCTTCTGAAAATGTAATGAAGATTGATGATCACAAGGACATTCAAATATCAGCTGTTCCTGTTGTGGAGTTAACTCTCATAGAAGGAAAAGAAGAAGCAAGGACAAAAGCTTTTGCAGAATCAAGTGCGGCGGCTTCTTCTGTATCTTGTCAAGTAGTAGCTGCACCAGACTCTGCTTTTACCGGTGAAGAAGGTGCTTCTTGTGTTACTCCTGGGGGACTCTTATGCAAGACTCCTGATCTTTATCTGCCTACAAAAAGTAAACCTGAAGTTGAAACAAATTCTAAGGATCCAGCAGCTGTCGAAGTTAGTAAGGAGTGCACCAAGGAGATGGACATTCCTCTTCATGAATCTACAGTGAGAGAGGGTCATGTCATGGAAGCGGTGATTGTCCCTGAAAGTCAGAAGCAATTCATTATCAAAAAACATGTATTGCAGGATGCTACAAGTGCATCAG AACTGGCTATGAATAAAGATAAGATGCTTGCACCTGGTGGTCCTCTACCATTGGTCGAATCACGCAACGATACCCATCAAAAAGTTCGGGATGGTAATGAGGCAGCTACCCTCACATCTGGAGATAAAAGTTCTGCACAGCTGAACACCAAAA ATAATGGAGGCAGTTCTGCTGATCACAGTGTACCTACTCCTGGTTCCACTCAGCTTTCACAGAATAAACATGGGGTGGAAAAGGGTGGTAAGAGGAAGGCCTCGGCTTCTAATGTGATTGATGGTAATGCTGGAAATATTGCATCCAGTACTATCGTTCGAAAAGGATTGGATTCCTTGAAGGAGGGGAAAACAGGCAATGTCAGTTTGTCGGCAGATTTGTGCAAAGGAGATGCTGGAAAGAACTTGCAGTCCCTTCCTGCTAGCCCGGCTCCCAGA GCAAGTCCACAGGTATCTGATGGAGAACATGTACGTGGTCGTTCTAAAGGTTCTTCAGAGCGTAAACCTAGACGATCATCTGTTAAGGCAGCAGGAAAAGACAGTGCAAAGAAAGGAGTTCCTGTGAAAGAAACAACTCCTGTTAGACAATCAGAAAAAGGGGATAAATTAAGTAATGTGTCTCTAAGTTCACCTGGGATTTTCCATATTATGCAATCAAATGAGATGCAGCATTATGGGCATGCTGAAGGCAATAATAATAAATCGTACTTAGTTCTTGCTACTTCAACATCCGGTCTGCCAGATTTAAATTCTTCAGCTTCACCTTCTACTGTTTTTCAACAGCCTTTTACAGACTTCCAACAAGTGCAATTAAGAGCTCAGATCTTTGTATATGGAGCATTGAT TCAAGGGACACCACCTGAAGAAGGACATATGCTGTCAGCATTTGGGGGACCTG ATGGTGGGAGGAGCATGTGGGGGAATCTCTGGCAAGCATGCATTGAGAGGCTACAAAATCAAAAGACTAATCTTGTTAACCAAGAAACTCCCTTGCATTCACGTCATACTACCTCTGCTGCTGCTAGAAATATTGACCAATCCAGCAAACAGAGTGCTCTTCAAAGTAAAGGCATCTCTACGCCTGTTAGTCGATCAAGTACTAAGGGCTCTCAAGCTATTGTAAGCCCCATGATCCCACTTTCATCGCCGCTTTGGAGTGTTTCTACTCCAGTCGGTGATGCAATGCAATCTAGTGTCATGCCAAGAGTTTCGGTTATGGATTATCAGCAGACACTTACTCCTTTGCATCCTTTTCAAACACCACCTATGAGGAACCTTCTTGGACCCAACACTTCATGGATGCCTCAGACTTCTTTTCGTGGTCCCTGGGTTGCTCCACCGCAACCTTCTTTACCAGAGGCCAGTACTCGCTTGACAACATATCCTGGTACAGAAGCCATCCAATTGACTTCTGTAAAGGAAGCAGCCGTGCCTCATTCATCTGGTACAAAACATGTCTTATCAAGTCCAATGGTTCAAACTGGAGCGCCTGCAAGTGTTTTCACTGCAGCAGTCTCTCCCATGCTTGACCTGAAAAAGGTGACACCATCATCTGGGCAGCATTCTGTCGATCCCAGgcctagaaaaagaaaaaagaatccAGTTTCTGAGGAAATTGGCCAGCTCGTATTGCAATCTCAACCCCAGAGAGAACCAGTTTTAGCACCAGTACTTTCTGGTAATGTGTCTACATCTGTTGCCATCACAACCCCTGCTGCTACTTTAGAGAAGTTAGTTATGTCTGTATCTCCTACATCTTCTGCTTCTCTTAAAAAGGCAGACAATGTGATGCAGAGAGCTTTTTTATCAGCGGATACTCTTAGTAAAATTAAGGAAGCTAGTAAGCATGCAGAGGATGCAGCTTCTCTTGCTGCTGCAGCTGTTGGTCATAGCCAGGAGATATGGAGTCAGTTGGAGAAACAGAAAAATTCTGGATTGGTATCCGATGTTGAAGCTAAATTAGCTTCTGCAGCTGTTGCAGTAGCAGCAGCTGCTGCTGTTGCAAAGGCAGCCGCTGCCGCTGCCAACGTTGCATCAAATGCAGCATTGCAAGCAAAATTGATGGCTGATGAAGCATTTATTTCAAATAGCTTTGAGAATCTAAATCAAGGTACAAGAAACTCATTTTCGGATGGAGTAAATGTATTGGGGAAGGCTACTCCTGCCTCTATTTTGAGGGGGGAAGATGGTGCATACAGTTCTAGCTCAATAATTACTGTTGCTCGGGAAACAGCTAGGAGAAAGGTTGAAGCTGCCTCTGCTGCTTCAAAACGAGCTGAAAACATGGATGCAATTGTTAGGGCTGCTGAGCTTGCTGCAGAAGCTGTATCCCAAGCAGGGAAAATTGTTGCTATGGGTGATCCTTTGCCTTTGAGTGAGCTAATAGAAGCTGGTCCAGAGGGTTACTGGAGGGCACCTCAAGTTTCTTCTGGGCTGGTTGCAAAATCAGATGACTTGGATAGAGAACAGTCAAAATTAGGAGCTGGAGAAGGTGCACATACTTCTGCTAAGCATTTAAAAGATGGAAGATCAGGTAAGAGAGATAGTGAAAAGTCCACTATTCCAAGAGGTATGAGCAAGGAGTCAATAGAGGAGCATTTGAGATTGGCGGATGGAATCTCAGGCTCTGCTGCAGTAAGTGAGAAGGAAATGAAAGGACAAAAGGGTCGTAAAGTTTCTGATTTGACCAAAAACATTGTTGTTGTTCTCGAATCCGATAGTTTATCAAAATTGTCTTCCATTGAAGTTGAAAAGGCAGAAGATGTCCCTGGAGAAAACGGCATTAAGGAAGGCTCTAAAGTTGAG GTATATAAAGATGGTGATGGATTTAAGGCAGGCTGGTATGCAGCTAGTGTATTGAGTTTGAATGATGGTAAAGCTTGTGTATCTTACACTGAGATTGAACGGGATGAAG GCACAACTGAGTTAAAAGAATGGGTGGCTCTTGAAGGTGAGGGCAGTGACCCACCCAAAATTCGCATTGCTCGCCCTGTCACTGCAATGCGATATGAAGGCACTAGGAAGAGACGCAGAGCAGCCATGGGGGATTATAATTGGTCTGTTGGAGATAAGGTTGATGCATGGATGACAAATAG CTGGTGGGAAGGAGTAGTGACTGAAAGGAATAAAAAAGATGAAACATCGGTAACAGTCCATTTTCCTG CTCATGGTGAAACTTCAGCTGTCAAAGCATGGCACCTTCGGCCTTCTCTCATTTGGAAGGATGGAGAATGGGTCGAGTGCTCAAACTTGCAAACTGATCCCTCTTCACTCGAA GGTGATCTTCCACAGGAGAAGCGACTAAAGATAGGCAGTCCAGCTATGGAAGCCAAAGGCAAGGATAAGATGTCAAAAAGTACAGACATCTTAGATTCAGGGAAACCGCAGTCACAATTACTAGATTTATCTGCAAATGATAAAGTATTTAAGATGGGTAAGAATGCTAGAAATGAGACCAAGCCTGACACAACCAGAGTAGCTCGAACTGGTTTGCAGAAAGAGGGATCAAGAGTGATTTTTGGTGTTCCTAAGCCTGGAAAGAAGAGAAAGTTTATGGAAGTTAGCAAACATTATGTGGCAGATCGGAGCAATAAGAACAGTGAGGCTAATGATTCTATTAAATATCTAAAATACACGGCACCTCAAGGATCAGGATCACGTGCAGTAAAAAATGATTCTAAGGAAAAACGAGTGGCTGAATCGAAGCTTAAAGGTCTCAAGTCTGGGAAACAACAAAGTGTGTCAGGTAGAACTATTCCACAGAGGAACTTTTCAACAAATTCAGTTTCCATATCTGGTGAGGGTGATGGTACCACTGGCGAGCTTACAGCAAGAGATAAGGATTCTTTAAGCAATGTTGATAATACGTCCAGAAAGCAAAACGTGATGGAAACTGGATCTTTTTCTACCTCTGATGGAGCAGCAGAAGGTACATTTGTATTTTCTTCTGGTGCCCAGACATTAGATGGTCCATCAAAGAAAAATTCTGTGTCAACAACTAGAGTGGAGCGAGCAAATAAAGGAAAACTTGCACCTGCTAGTGGAAAATTGGGTAAAATTGACGAGGATAAAGCTTTTAATGGTAACTCTTTCAAATCAACCTCTAACGCTGTTGAGCCGCGGAGATCTAATCGCAGAATTCAGCCAACATCTAGA CTATTAGAAGGATTGCAAAGTTCACTGGTCATACCCAAGTTTCCTTCTCTTTCACATGACAAAGGCCCCAGAGCTCAAAACAGAAATACCCCTAGAG GAAACAATCATGGTTAG